One Solanum pennellii chromosome 9, SPENNV200 DNA segment encodes these proteins:
- the LOC107031452 gene encoding uncharacterized protein LOC107031452, with protein sequence MDPKSSYKFTFLLLLSLFLHSKVADGTSSVYFIDNPSHRYFRSPSSDASSKISSLSLSDVGATVSVLLGFAPPATLSSASSSKLNEVLVPNPFDRPGSVLILEVTGAEGVAFEALRSNVANENRADIQLPDADKVSLFSLDEPKTDAEYSDKELSEFASWLSGSYVNGELTIPLEDGANLKFQLSKEEDRDFVTSLVSLTHKIQRAMETHQDLSGAVHHPSELISGKFDGLKALKEQYGAEGVVEGAKLFSIVMSKMFDSLTEAYKGQIVGVIVCNETPSVAEPLFNVVFTSQPSARWLEETQTSPNSTAVEEVILVRRTVAWITGLLLIIATLLGIYFLLNMPLTRDTLLYSNVKLD encoded by the exons ATGGATCCAAAATCTTCTTACAAATTCACTTTTCTATTACTTCTGTCACTCTTTCTGCATTCTAAG GTTGCCGATGGAACCTCTTCAGTGTATTTCATCGATAACCCATCTCACCGTTACTTCCGTTCTCCATCTTCCGATGCTTCTTCTAAG ATAAGTTCCTTGTCTCTTTCCGATGTTGGTGCTACTGTATCAGTCTTGCTTGGTTTTGCACCTCCTGCTACTCTTTCCTCTGCTAGTTCATCGAAG TTGAATGAGGTTCTTGTACCAAATCCATTTGATAGGCCGGGTTCTGTCCTCATCCTAGAAGTTACAGGAGCTGAAG GTGTTGCTTTTGAGGCCCTTAGGAGCAATGTAGCAAACGAAAATAGAGCTGACATTCAACTTCCAG ATGCAGATaaagtttctcttttttcattGGATGAACCAAAAACAGATGCTGAATATTCAGACAAAGAACTAAGTGAATTT GCATCATGGTTGAGTGGTTCATATGTGAATGGAGAGCTGACAATCCCCTTGGAGGATGGCgctaatttgaaatttcaattgTCAAAG GAAGAAGATAGGGACTTTGTAACAAGTCTTGTTTCACTCACCCATAAGATTCAAAGAGCAATGGAGACGCACCAAGATTTGTCTGGAGCTGTGCACCATCCATCTGAGCTAATTTCTGGAAAATTTGATGGCCTTAAG GCTCTCAAAGAGCAGTATGGAGCAGAAGGTGTTGTGGAAGGAGCTAAATTGTTTAGTATTGTGATGTCGAAGATGTTTGATTCCTTAACTGAAGCCTATAAAG GTCAAATTGTTGGAGTCATTGTCTGCAATGAAACACCTTCAGTAGCTGAGCCATTATTCAACGTTGTTTTCACTTCTCAACCATCTGCCCGCTGGCTGGAGGAAACACAAACTTCACCCAATTCAACTGCTGTTGAAGAAGTTATATTGGTTAGACGAACTGTTGCATGGATTACAGGACTCTTGCTTATAATTGCCACTCTATTAGGA ATCTACTTTCTCCTCAACATGCCACTCACAAGGGACACCCTTCTCTATTCTAACGTGAAGCTCGACTAG
- the LOC107031755 gene encoding E3 ubiquitin-protein ligase PRT1 encodes MENGHEDHEDIQIEEIPDEFQCCVCLELLYKPVVLGCGHIACFWCIFKAMNTWRESNCPICRHPYHHFPSLCGLMHSLLLKLYPLASARRVKQVAEEEKEVGSCSPEFDDDLSESCCKTDHVPDTASPHSVSLQKCGSVGEGDHSSVDVSLDTVVPATSSSEISKDAISKNLNFADEHTSASEKQVLMTDLLCGICELLLCKPVVLNCGHVYCENCVINPSDKLCRCPVCQLEHPNGFPNVCLILEHYLEEQFPKLYAERKRTSVERSDCQIPSKRNRDEAAGCKSVPGFDLSSWLTGGGPQVHFGVGCDYCGMCPIVGERYKCKDCTEKIGFDLCEGCYKSSSKLPGRFNQQHTPEHQFELIQALQVRNVVLRLQPEQLEGDDSDFQLEYGEPRPLELLPLEEDSSETNSPRDDLRDGQGGNISSNGTGDNDGGRESGDTD; translated from the exons ATGGAAAATGGCCATGAAGATCATGAAGATATTCAAATTGAGGAAATCCCAGATGAATTTCAGTGCTGTGTTTGCCT GGAACTTTTGTATAAACCAGTTGTGCTAG GGTGTGGCCACATTGCTTGTTTCTGGTGTATATTCAAAGCTATGAATACTTGGAGGGAATCAAACTGTCCCATTTGTCGACACCCATATCATCATTTTCCTAGTCTTTGTGGATTGATGCACTCTTTGCTTCTGAAGTTGTACCCTTTAGCTAGTGCAAGAAGGGTAAAACAAGTAGCAG AGGAGGAGAAAGAAGTAGGATCTTGCTCACCTGAGTTTGATGATGATTTATCAGAATCCTGCTGCAAGACAGATCATGTTCCGGACACTGCTTCACCTCATTCTGTCTCGTTGCAGAAATGTGGTTCAGTGGGAGAAGGAGATCATTCCTCTGTAGATGTTTCATTAGATACAGTTGTTCCTGCAACATCGAGTTCCGAAATCAGTAAGGACGCAATATCAAAGAATCTTAACTTTGCAGATGAACATACCAGTGCAAGTGAAAAGCAGGTGCTTATGACAGATTTGCTTTGTGGTATCTGCGAGCTATTGTTATGCAAACCTGTAGTTCTTAATTGTGGCCATG TTTATTGTGAAAATTGTGTGATCAATCCTAGCGACAAGCTTTGTAGATGTCCAGTTTGCCAACTGGAGCATCCAAATGGATTCCCCAACGTTTGTTTGATTCTTGAGCACTACCTGGAGGAGCAATTCCCTAAGTTGTATGCCGAAAGGAAAAGGACATCAGTGGAAAGATCTGATTGTCAGATTCCATCAAAAC GAAATCGGGACGAAGCTGCTGGCTGCAAATCAGTGCCTGGATTTGATCTTTCATCATGGTTAACGGGTGGAGGACCACAGGTTCATTTTGGAGTTGGTTGTGATTATTGTGGG ATGTGTCCTATTGTTGGGGAGCGATACAAATGCAAAGACTGCACGGAGAAAATAGGCTTTGACCTTTGTGAAGGATGTTATAAAAGCTCGTCAAAGCTCCCGGGCAGATTTAATCAGCAACACACTCCAGAACACCAATTTGAGTTAATACAGGCACTTCAAGTGAGAAATGTTGTACTGAGGCTTCAACCTGAACAATTAGAAGGGGACGACTCCGATTTCCAACTTGAATACGGAGAGCCAAGGCCCCTTGAGCTGCTGCCCCTGGAAGAAGATTCCTCAGAGACCAACTCACCTCGAGACGACCTAAGAGATGGTCAAGGGGGGAACATATCCTCAAATGGTACTGGAGACAACGACGGAGGGAGAGAATCTGGAGACACAGATTAG
- the LOC107029160 gene encoding cyclin-dependent kinase inhibitor 4-like, translating to MGKYIRKTRKTEDVSPLGVLTRAKALALNGGDGGSYLELRSRRLVKPFTVLEGRRQKNGVPKNPNLVNPNPNQQIPSVCVNSEEGKGVKEMENQKEKEKSCLGPEDSFGENLLEFEGRKRTTRESTPCSLIRDSDNIQTPGSSTRRTNANEANGRVPNSIQPTIPTDLEMEEFFTRAEKEQQRKFIEKYNFDPVNEKPLPGRYEWVKVNH from the exons ATGGGGAAGTACATAAGGAAGACAAGAAAAACAGAGGATGTATCACCTCTTGGTGTTCTTACAAGGGCTAAAGCTTTAGCTCTTAACGGCGGTGATGGTGGGTCGTATCTAGAGCTTAGGAGTAGGAGGCTGGTCAAACCCTTTACGGTTCTTGAAGGGAGAAGACAGAAGAATGGTGTTCCCAAAAATCCCAATTTggtaaaccctaaccctaatcaaCAAATCCCTAGTGTTTGTGTGAATTCTGAAGAGGGAAAGGGTGTTAAGGAAATGGAAAAtcagaaggagaaggagaagagcTGCTTGGGTCCTGAAGATTCATTTGGAGAAAACTTGCTGGAATTTGAAGGTAGAAAAAG GACCACCAGGGAGAGCACACCTTGCAGTTTGATAAGGGATTCAGACAACATTCAGACCCCTGGTTCCAGTACTAGGCGTACTAATGCAAATGAGGCCAACGGCAGAGTACCAAACTCGATTCAACCAACTATCCCAACAGATCTTGAAATGGAAGAGTTTTTTACCCGTGCAGAAAAGGAGCAGCAGAGAAAATTCATCGAGAA GTACAACTTTGATCCAGTGAACGAGAAGCCCCTTCCCGGACGTTACGAATGGGTGAAAGTAAACCATTAG
- the LOC107031133 gene encoding protein disulfide isomerase pTAC5, chloroplastic has protein sequence MASSLPLSFHIITSNLHSNNTYTPKFFSLKNSSASVSVSHVCYSGSPEREESRWLREEQRWLREEQRWLREERRWEAEREALLVQIRELELRVKEVESSRDSLLPEATSVTETVANIAKLLQLLKEGEVGKNVTVIAESGSIALPLVLEAAKQNEVIVQEEPQQEKVIREVPKELEGEGNKAKKRRSLKKGSEGDEVRLMQEQLLKLGFYCGEEDMEFSSFSSGTERAVKTWQASSDLREDGIMTYELLEKLYMVQNIDRVKENPKQPDGTEAKTGANGAAITSIMEIEEVQQTIVKEDGVSENDVSHHRVFLLGENRWEEPSRLSSSKKPAETSSASTTIKCITCRGEGRVLCMECDGTGEPNIEEQFMEWIDEGMKCPYCEGHGFLTCDVCQGNKIMQA, from the exons ATGGCATCTTCACTACCACTGAGTTTCCATATCATTACCTCAAATCTCCATAGCAACAACACTTACACACCTAAATTCTTCTCTCTAAAAAACTCCTCGGCATCCGTTTCTGTATCTCACGTTTGCTACAGTGGTTCGCCGGAAAGGGAGGAGTCACGGTGGTTAAGGGAGGAGCAGCGGTGGTTGAGGGAGGAGCAGCGGTGGTTGAGGGAGGAGAGAAGGTGGGAAGCGGAGCGAGAGGCGTTGTTGGTTCAAATTCGGGAGTTAGAGCTTCGTGTTAAGGAGGTTGAGAGTAGTAGGGATTCGCTTCTTCCAGAAGCTACTTCTGTAACGGAGACGGTAGCTAATATTGCTAAGTTATTGCAG CTGCTGAAGGAGGGAGAGGTGGGAAAGAATGTAACTGTGATTGCAGAAAGTGGGTCGATTGCGTTGCCATTAGTTTTAGAAGCAGCAAAGCAAAACGAGGTTATTGTCCAGGAAGAACCACAACAGGAGAAGGTGATTAGGGAAGTTCCTAAAGAATTGGAAGGAGAGGGTAACAAAGCCAAGAAGAGGCGGAGTTTGAAAAAGGGATCTGAAGGAGATGAAGTTCGACTGATGCAG GAACAATTGTtaaaattgggcttttattgtGGTGAGGAAGATATGGAGTTCTCCAGCTTCTCTAGTGGGACTGAGCGTGCTGTGAAAACTTGGCAG GCTTCATCTGATTTACGAGAAGACGGCATTATGACTTATGAACTTCTTGAAAAGTTATATATGGTGCAAAATATTGACAGAGTGAAGGAAAATCCCAAACAACCAGATGGAACTGAAGCTAAG ACTGGTGCAAATGGTGCAGCAATTACATCTATAATGGAAATAGAGGAAGTTCAGCAGACCATTGTGAAAGAAGATGGTGTATCTGAAAATGATGTTTCACACCATCGAGTTTTTCTCCTAGGAGAGAATCGATGGGAAGAACCTTCCAGACTTTCTTCAAGTAAGAAACCAGCAGAGACTAGTAGCGCCAGTACCACCATCAAGTGTATTACTTGTCGTGGAGAGGGTCGCGTATTATGCATGG AATGTGATGGTACTGGTGAACCAAACATTGAGGAAcag TTTATGGAATGGATTGATGAAGGAATGAAGTGTCCTTATTGTGAAGGCCATGGATTCTTAACTTGCGATGTTTGTCAAGGCAATAAGATAATGCAAGCTTag
- the LOC107030484 gene encoding glycine-rich cell wall structural protein-like, which produces MGCLLFGSGVGVLVLLFVFVVESYVVFGDRGVEDDEKFLFKHRHFGDHFGGGLGHGIFRKGFKHGGGLGFGGGGGVGVGGGAGGGIGGGAGGGLGGGGGLGGGGGGGLGGGGGAGGGLGGGGGLGGGAGGGLGGGAGGGLGGGGGAGGGGLGGGGGLGGGGGLGGGVGGGAGGGIGGGAGGGGGIGGGVGGGTGGGGGIGGGAGGGGGAGGGAGGGIGGGAGGGIGGGAGGGAGGGIGGGGIGGGAGGGGGAGGGAGGGIGGGAGGGIGGGAGGGGGVGGGGGVGGGFGAGGGFGVGAGVGIGGGAGGGGGFGGGGGGGIGGGLH; this is translated from the exons ATGGGTTGTTTATTATTTGGCAGTGGTGTTGGggttttagttctcttgtttgTGTTTGTTGTGGAAAGTTATGTGGTGTTTGGTGATAGGGGAGTTGAAGATGATGAGAAGTTTTTATTTAAGCATCGTCATTTTGGTGATCATTTTGGTGGGGGTTTAGGACATGGTATTTTTAGGAAAGGGTTTAAGCATGGTGGAGGTCTAGGTTTTGGTGGTGGAggtggtgttggtgttggtggaGGAGCTGGTGGTGGTATAGGTGGAGGGGCGGGTGGTGGCTTAGGTGGTGGAGGTGGTCTTGGAGGAGGAGGTGGTGGTGGtcttggtggtggtggtggtgcaGGTGGTGGTTTAGGTGGAGGAGGTGGTCTTGGTGGAGGTGCTGGTGGTGGCTTAGGAGGTGGTGCAGGTGGTGGTCTTGGTGGAGGAGGTGGTGcaggtggtggtggcctaggcggAGGAGGTGGTCTtggtggaggtggtggtctaggaggAGGTGTTGGAGGAGGAGCAGGTGGAGGTATTGGAGGAGGAGCCGGAGGGGGTGGTGGAATTGGTGGAGGTGTTGGTGGTGGAACTGGTGGTG GGGGAGGCATTGGAGGGGGAGCTGGAGGGGGAGGAGGAGCCGGAGGAGGTGCTGGTGGAGGCATTGGAGGAGGTGCTGGTGGAGGCATTGGTGGTGGAGCCGGAGGAGGTGCTGGTGGAGGCATTGGAGGGGGAGGCATTGGAGGGGGAGCTGGAGGGGGAGGAGGAGCCGGAGGAGGTGCTGGTGGAGGCATTGGAGGAGGTGCTGGTGGAGGCATTGGTGGTGGAGCCGGAGGGGGTG gtggtgttggtggtggtggaggtgTAGGAGGAGGTTTTGGAGCAGGTGGAGGATTTGGAGTCGGTGCTGGTGTTGGTATTGGAGGTGGAGCTGGTGGCGGCGGAGGctttggtggtggtggaggtggtggCATTGGTGGTGGCCTTCATTGA